The Culex quinquefasciatus strain JHB chromosome 2, VPISU_Cqui_1.0_pri_paternal, whole genome shotgun sequence genome contains the following window.
CGAGTAGGACGTCCTTCTTGTCCAGGTTGGCCGCAATCCAGCCGGTCATCGCTGCCGTACGGACCTTCGGGACGGGATCGGTGAGAAGCGACTCCAACGACGGATGATTAGAACCAATCTTGGTCATGAGCAGAATCGACCACAGGCGGATGTCCGCATTGGAATGCTCGAGCAACTTCTCGCACGAGTTTTGAAGCAACTGACAACCCTGAGAATCCTTCTCTTCCGAACTTTGTTCCGCAAGCAGCTGCAGAacaatcgtcttcaccacgagATCATCGCTGAATTCGGCCGGAAGTTTGCCAATAAGATTGACCATTTCTAACTGCTTCAAGCTCGGAATGTTTTCCAAGTTGATCGTGAGAAGCTTCATGGCGCTGTTGATAGCTTTGGCAAAGATCTGAGGGTCTTCGTTGGATTTTAGCAACTCCATCAACCCAGCGAACACAAACTGTTGCAGCTTGGGGTCGGCTTGGACTTCCGGCCAACAGTTTGATAGTTTGTCCAGCGCAGAAACACTCTGCTGAGGAACCGTCAAGGCGTGCGGGATGAATGGGAGATACTGACAAAAAGATAGTTAAAATGACCCGTGGATTTTCAAAGTCCCTAAAAACCTACCGTTCCCTTGTCCTCTTCTAACACCAACCGGAAGAACATCTCCACCAGCCGACACTCGCGCTCATCCTGCGCCTCCAGCAAATCCACCGCCCGATCCAGCAGCTTGTCCCACACAGCCCAAAGCCCATCTTGCGCACAATTCGGCAGCTCCGGCTTCGAAACCGGGTTGCATCCGTACGTCGGAAGCGTCCGCTGAGCCAGCAAAAACCGCCTAAACATTGTGGCCACCATCAAATCCCCGCGAAACAATTGCTCAAACAGCTCCACCGGAAGTGTCCGCTCCCCAATGGCATCCAACATCAGCGTCAGCACCCAATCCAGCTGACCCAGCAGCATCTTCCGGTTGGGCAAATGTCCCGGAAGCCGCTCCAGCGGCTGCCCCTTCTTCCCAAGCTTGCAGCGATGCAACTCAACCGCCGTTTTCACCGGGCACGTCAGCAAGCAGCCGAAAAGATCCTTCCTCACACCCCCTCGAAACGGAAGTCGCTCCCCCCGCCCACAAACCCCCAAGTACAAACTCCCATCCCCATCCTCCGGCAACCCGTCCAGCACGGTCTGGGCCGAGTTGCACTCCACAATGAAAACCGCCGGCATGCGGAGCCACTCACCCACCTCAGCCACCGAAACCTCCACCAGCTTCTGGTACCGGTCATCGTTGCACCAAAAGCTCGCCGCCACTTCCGGTCGGCGCGCCGGCCGCTGATCCACCGAGTGGCCACAGTAGTGAACGACGGGCCACTCGTGCGCCTTCAGCTGGTCGCACGCGGACCGCAGATCGGTCACGCAAACATCCGGCAGGCTGCGGAACCGCGACCGGAAGTAGTGCGAGTGTTCGCGGTCGAACGATTGGAAGTGCCTGCGTTCGGAGCGGAGCAGCTTCGCGGTGGAATCGTCCTCCAGGCAGAGCAGGTTGATCCAGGCGTTGGTGCGCTCGGTGAGTTCCCAGCCCGCCACGTCCACCGTTTGGATGGCCGTGTTGAGGTGGGCGGAAGTGAGCAGGAGCGAATCTAAAACGCGGAGTGAGGTTATGTGAGGGATAAGAGGGGGACGTTGACGAGGAACTCTTACCCAACATTTTGGAAAGTTTTGCTGTTGATAACAACGCTTTTGACGGTCAAACACAAAATTAACGCACTAAATAAGCAGAAACTTATTAATTAGCTCAAACAAATCACTTTTAGTTTGAAAAATTCCAGGTTTTCCGCTCAGTCGACGATTTGATTTGACTTTTGAATAAGAAGGAAGTACTAGATTGAACCTTAGACAGGTCGTTCACAAATGACGCTACGAGTTCGTTTCAAAGCATACACGCATCAACGAAACAACCCAACTTCAGGTAACAATCTGTACACTAAATCCTCGTTTTTTGGACACATTAttctgaaaaattatttttcgttCGTTATCCAAAGctttcatttttagaaatttcgattAACAAAAAGTTCAGTCTTTAAATAATctaatcatgaacaaaaaaaatgtcttacttttaacataaaattcaagtgcagggtagtgcacagtgaaaacaaattttagtgGGTTAATAAATCCATTTTCATTGTCAAAAGATATTCCATTACGGCTGATTTATAAGTGAGCTACATGGTTCGGATGGTCCCAGGTTCAGATCAAACGAAGttcgcacaaaaaaaaatggatatcTTTAAAGTGGAAAATCTTTCTGCAATCAATACGAATTTACAAAGATTTGGAAGGGGTTTATACTCGGGTTTAAAGGTATGAGATGTCTCTACAAATCTTttgtaatcatttttttaatcaatccaCCTGTAAGGTCAGTTAAAAAtccgatttaaaaatcaaaaacatttttttaaatgcaattttcgCTGTGGATGGTACAAAATCTGGTACTAGacatatacatttcaaaaaatgattttagaagtagcaaaaaaaaaaatgtaaaacaaaaatctaaaaatcattacaatatgcaaaataaaatttgcattaaaaaattttgtttaggTTTACTGCTTTCAAGTAAAAGACAttcaagttgttttttttttttcgaaaagtgttattttttggTAGGAGAAATTCTCATTTGTTTGGCAAAtgttttgatagaaatttgcttgCTTACTTCACAATGACCTATTTGCTACTTGATATGGgatgaaaacacttttttgaagttGTAATCGAACACCAAAGTGTTGATTCgaccctgtctaaatatttttgaaaaatttaaagtacACGTGTTTCCGGGGACCTCCGAAGCTGCGCATAATTTatgttggtcggtgttatcaatgtaaaaaatacagcttttgagatattttcagctctttttaatattaatagttttgaaattttgaagtctaGCTCAGTTTATTTTCAAGGCTATTTTAGCATattcacatgcccattttgtCTGACCAGTCTTCACAATTTTATGGAGCCTTCAATAGAAAAACTAATGATACCAAATGGTTTCTCTTGTCATAGGGAATGCATCGACAAAGAATCATTAAaccaaagaaataaataaaaaacaatgtaGGTTTTTCGAAAACGTAGAGAACttgagattttggaaaaaatcaaaaatcgttGGAGTACCCAGAAATACTAAAAACCTCGCTTAAAACCAACAAGCATATATTTCAcgaattaaatataattttaacttCAATATCGGAGCCTCAGGTCCGCATTAACGAGGCTGTAGTAATACATAAGAactttcagtaaatttaaatagctacacaaaaaaaacatttctttacTTACTTAAATCACTAAAATGTGaagtcccaaaataaaaaaaaaatattttgaaattttcaatgattaAATAGTCATGACCCCAcgcctgatttttctgttacattttTATTGGAATTTCGTCCGGGACCGtcgttgcctctcacccagtcggcttgggttcgatcccagacggtcccggtggcattttacgaggcgagatttgtctgaccacgccttcattcggatggggaagtaaatgttggccccggtcaaacctaaagggttaggtcgttagctcagcccaggtgtaggagtcgtctccctgggtcctgccttggtggagtcactggtagcCAGttagactcacaatccaaaggtagtcagttcgaatcccggggtagatggaagctaaggtgtagaaagaggtttgcaatggcctcaacaatcaagccttcggacacttagattcgagtaggaatctcgcaatcgagaacgccaaggcaatgttgtagagcgaataatttgatgttttttattgGAATCCATACAAACGATAAGAACATGTAATGTTAACACTttctaaaacaaatgaaaataaactcgAAGACGAAAAGGAAGAATTTTTAGCCGTTTTGAagtgataattttttaattggagaaaacaaaatcaaacaaaattggTCTTCTCAAACTGATTCAATttgtggaatatttttaagatttcgGGTAATAACATAAAcacatttgcatttatcttcaATGAatcatcattttattttaactatGAAAAGCGACTAATGTGAAGGTTTCTTTTTCATCTGTTTCCCCCCCGTTTCAACTTCATCATCTTGCAAGGATTTTCCTCATCAGTAGAGATTTTTTTCTCCCTCTTCCTTCAAACAGCCACAGAACGCTCGCGTCGTTTTTGCCATCATTTCCCTTGCACATTTTCATCTTGTCTAATTTCTTATAATATATAATAATGTACTTGTAGAATGCCTGTTGGTTTGTTTGGTTTCGGTTCTGATGTGTAGGTTTGAGTGTTTTGTGAATGGGAatgaaagagatttttttagtttgctttcttttttttttttggtatattGTGTATTTATGATactttttttcgttcgtttAGCGATTAGGgtttaatttatgtttatttttaaaattttcatattttgcctATAATGCTTCCTTTTTTCCTCATATTTTGTTTTCCAAGTCGATATTAGTTATCTTTCATATTGTTTACCCATTTTTGAAACGGTTTTAGCTAATGTTTGCTTGAGTGATTGAGTCTGTTATGGTTCTGTATTAGCTCCACC
Protein-coding sequences here:
- the LOC6036085 gene encoding regulatory-associated protein of mTOR, which codes for MLDSLLLTSAHLNTAIQTVDVAGWELTERTNAWINLLCLEDDSTAKLLRSERRHFQSFDREHSHYFRSRFRSLPDVCVTDLRSACDQLKAHEWPVVHYCGHSVDQRPARRPEVAASFWCNDDRYQKLVEVSVAEVGEWLRMPAVFIVECNSAQTVLDGLPEDGDGSLYLGVCGRGERLPFRGGVRKDLFGCLLTCPVKTAVELHRCKLGKKGQPLERLPGHLPNRKMLLGQLDWVLTLMLDAIGERTLPVELFEQLFRGDLMVATMFRRFLLAQRTLPTYGCNPVSKPELPNCAQDGLWAVWDKLLDRAVDLLEAQDERECRLVEMFFRLVLEEDKGTYLPFIPHALTVPQQSVSALDKLSNCWPEVQADPKLQQFVFAGLMELLKSNEDPQIFAKAINSAMKLLTINLENIPSLKQLEMVNLIGKLPAEFSDDLVVKTIVLQLLAEQSSEEKDSQGCQLLQNSCEKLLEHSNADIRLWSILLMTKIGSNHPSLESLLTDPVPKVRTAAMTGWIAANLDKKDVLLDKIVSLIPTNSSCVVRRELAHALNAAANQRLPELVTSCKQESIKQPEPAKSAAKAKAKSKQKKPPTAVSTTSSEAVMTRAWSCLKTLQNDPDPEVAGAVRSLVNLVRQKVNANGNDAGKKAKKKLAAQEANAMLLPARESYRERCLREFLEKVAAPPQVVEEDKENHSRLANGVENSRNPTMALLNHQLRHLQTKRAPEMVRFGPQRQLAIPFKECVSWQDYDGEAVHNLKPTPSATGNGDTAHPVTSLLFQSASNLLVGHRDGVVRMWRSTDQESPTLINAWQALYDHETPTPPKPVNPVMTTIDNRKLLIGGDSKHIRCWDLNQEVLSEDLPSDHGTITAMTNHGHNLAVGTADGAVRLYDLRAPNKVATAAPKHAKPPKIISFRPNDEHTLVSVCAAGSVHVLDTRKMTPVKTWSIPELALPEVAIHERLNLVATCSAEVVEVYTVEGKEVARVDRNDVGEGVPVVVGGAVGKKRPPTCVAFHGTELLMCAGYKDNMAVLFGEKVGGE